Proteins from a genomic interval of Paracholeplasma manati:
- the xseB gene encoding exodeoxyribonuclease VII small subunit: MEMTFEQAIQALEKTVKALENKDIALDEAVRLYNEGLKLSKICYELLTASEKLVVKTITPNGSEDFKLE, encoded by the coding sequence ATGGAAATGACATTTGAACAAGCCATTCAAGCGTTAGAAAAAACCGTTAAAGCGCTTGAGAACAAGGACATCGCATTAGATGAAGCTGTCCGTCTATACAATGAAGGACTCAAGCTATCTAAAATTTGTTATGAATTATTAACAGCATCCGAAAAATTGGTGGTTAAAACCATCACGCCCAATGGTAGTGAGGATTTTAAACTAGAATAA
- the nusB gene encoding transcription antitermination factor NusB, with product MQTRHEIRIETMTFLYQQDLRGDIVVEPFKESYDLYHAVLAHLAEIDQLIKDTLVNYTIERLSFVDRAIIRLAVYEMMYTDTPKPIVINEAIKLTKAYSNLEDEKQSAFTNRLLDNISKRLG from the coding sequence ATGCAAACAAGACACGAAATCAGAATCGAAACCATGACATTTTTATATCAACAAGACCTTCGTGGGGATATTGTTGTTGAACCATTTAAAGAATCCTATGATTTGTACCACGCGGTTTTAGCCCATTTAGCTGAAATTGACCAATTAATCAAAGATACCTTGGTCAACTACACCATTGAACGATTGTCCTTTGTTGACCGTGCCATCATTCGACTAGCTGTATATGAAATGATGTATACCGATACACCGAAACCAATCGTCATCAATGAAGCCATAAAACTCACCAAAGCTTACTCTAATTTAGAAGATGAAAAACAATCCGCTTTTACCAACCGCTTACTAGACAACATCTCCAAACGACTCGGGTGA
- a CDS encoding ABC transporter substrate-binding protein, whose protein sequence is MKKTLVLALLTLVSVTLSGCGVVRSITCINKEKLNLFNWGEYIDPAILRGFEEEHNVCVTMSTFASNESAITKMKTQAFDLVIPSDYAIEQMVQEDLIQTLDWSKIENFNPNTDLAPGLVSILNALDFDLLDYGVPYFWGNVGILYNKDVVSQSELEAQEWDIFKSSSYEIAFYDSARDGFMVALKSLGYSMNTSTQTELNEAENWLMDLANKNNVVFLTDEILDDMVSLTYDLALTYSGDAIYLMSEQEKLDFFVPNSGTNVWVDALVIPKNAKNVDLAYAFINYVLTAESATLNTEYVMYSSPRKDVYEAMISESSDFYEYRNAYNVVIHTNDEVFRYVPTTKAFISDAWARIRAL, encoded by the coding sequence GGTGTGGTCAGAAGCATCACCTGCATCAATAAAGAAAAACTCAACCTATTTAACTGGGGTGAATACATTGACCCAGCCATTTTAAGGGGATTTGAAGAAGAGCACAACGTCTGTGTGACGATGTCTACTTTCGCATCCAATGAATCGGCCATCACTAAAATGAAAACACAAGCGTTTGATTTGGTGATCCCTTCCGATTATGCCATTGAACAAATGGTACAAGAAGACCTCATTCAAACATTGGATTGGTCAAAGATTGAAAACTTCAATCCGAACACCGATTTAGCACCAGGGTTGGTATCTATATTAAATGCGCTTGATTTTGATTTACTCGATTATGGGGTCCCGTATTTTTGGGGGAATGTCGGTATTTTATACAACAAGGATGTCGTATCCCAAAGTGAACTTGAAGCCCAAGAATGGGATATATTCAAATCATCCTCCTATGAAATTGCGTTTTATGATTCAGCTCGAGATGGCTTCATGGTCGCGTTAAAGAGTTTAGGTTATTCGATGAATACATCGACTCAAACCGAACTTAATGAAGCGGAAAACTGGTTGATGGATTTGGCCAATAAAAACAATGTGGTCTTTTTAACCGATGAAATCCTCGATGACATGGTTTCACTCACCTACGATTTAGCCCTAACGTATTCAGGGGATGCCATCTATTTGATGAGTGAACAAGAAAAACTCGATTTCTTCGTACCAAACAGTGGGACAAACGTTTGGGTAGACGCGTTGGTCATTCCGAAGAATGCGAAAAATGTCGATTTGGCTTACGCATTCATCAATTATGTCCTCACAGCAGAATCAGCGACTCTCAACACCGAATATGTCATGTATTCCAGTCCAAGAAAAGATGTTTATGAAGCGATGATTTCGGAAAGCTCAGATTTCTACGAATACCGTAATGCATATAATGTTGTGATCCACACGAATGATGAAGTGTTCCGTTATGTACCAACGACCAAAGCATTCATTTCAGATGCTTGGGCGAGAATTCGTGCATTGTAA
- the xseA gene encoding exodeoxyribonuclease VII large subunit, whose translation MQDVRYLTVSALTKYIKQILENDKHLGQIYIKGEISNLTKHSRGHFYFTLKDESAQIRVTMFSNYVKNLVFSPKDGDKVRLFGSMSVYEAGGSYAINAYTMEQDGIGSLYLAYEKLKRELQDKGYFDAIRKKTIPTYPKAIGVITSPTGAAIRDIIHTIERRYPTTRLYLYPALVQGEEAKYSIEKQIKQANQDGLVDVLIVGRGGGSIEDLWAFNEMPVIEAIYRSKIPIISAVGHETDFTLADFVSDLRAPTPTAAGELATPSKDNLLETVLGYQRGLQVYIQKYLEQQKTTLIHLDERLMVNGPEALIKQLKDRYTVSQENLNKTMNQLLMHKRNQAQMLAQLVTSFDVVALVQYKKEKNAYLVSQLESHYERIVSKKDDHFQRLLQALKHQNPLTLMDKGYTYTTKNQKRIESIDDIDINDTIETTLKDGKLTSVVKHKETHTWK comes from the coding sequence ATGCAAGACGTTAGATACCTAACGGTTTCCGCGTTAACCAAATACATTAAGCAAATCCTTGAAAACGATAAGCACTTAGGCCAAATCTATATCAAGGGTGAAATCTCGAATTTGACCAAACATAGCCGTGGTCATTTTTACTTTACGCTCAAAGACGAGTCCGCTCAAATTCGTGTGACGATGTTTTCAAACTACGTTAAGAATTTGGTGTTTAGTCCTAAAGATGGCGACAAAGTCAGACTCTTTGGTTCGATGAGCGTGTATGAAGCTGGTGGGTCTTACGCCATCAATGCATATACCATGGAACAAGATGGTATTGGCAGTTTGTATCTCGCTTATGAAAAGCTCAAAAGAGAACTACAAGACAAGGGCTATTTTGACGCCATAAGAAAAAAAACCATTCCAACTTATCCAAAAGCCATCGGGGTCATCACGTCACCAACCGGGGCAGCCATTCGAGACATCATTCATACCATTGAAAGACGTTATCCAACCACCAGACTTTATTTATACCCAGCCTTGGTTCAAGGCGAAGAAGCGAAATATTCGATTGAAAAACAAATCAAACAAGCCAACCAAGATGGCTTAGTCGATGTCCTCATTGTGGGTCGTGGCGGTGGGTCGATTGAAGACCTGTGGGCATTCAATGAAATGCCAGTCATCGAAGCGATTTATCGTTCAAAGATACCCATCATTTCAGCGGTTGGGCACGAAACAGATTTTACCTTGGCTGATTTTGTATCCGACTTAAGGGCACCGACCCCTACCGCAGCCGGTGAACTCGCTACCCCAAGCAAAGACAATTTATTAGAAACGGTCTTAGGGTATCAGCGCGGCTTACAAGTTTATATTCAAAAATACCTCGAACAACAAAAAACGACCCTCATTCATTTGGATGAACGCTTGATGGTGAACGGACCAGAAGCGCTCATCAAGCAATTGAAAGACCGGTACACGGTTTCGCAAGAAAACCTCAACAAAACCATGAATCAACTGCTGATGCATAAAAGAAATCAAGCACAGATGTTGGCTCAACTCGTCACATCGTTTGATGTGGTCGCTTTGGTCCAATACAAAAAAGAGAAAAATGCTTACTTGGTCAGTCAATTAGAGAGTCATTATGAACGCATAGTATCTAAAAAAGACGATCATTTTCAACGGTTATTACAAGCGTTGAAGCACCAAAATCCACTCACATTGATGGATAAAGGGTATACCTATACAACGAAAAATCAAAAACGCATCGAATCGATCGATGATATTGATATCAATGACACCATCGAAACCACACTCAAAGATGGAAAACTCACCTCCGTGGTGAAACACAAGGAGACACACACATGGAAATGA